In one Phyllostomus discolor isolate MPI-MPIP mPhyDis1 chromosome 8, mPhyDis1.pri.v3, whole genome shotgun sequence genomic region, the following are encoded:
- the ZNF330 gene encoding zinc finger protein 330 isoform X1 produces the protein MPKKKTGARKKAENRREREKQLRALRGTVDLAKHPCNASMECDKCQRRQKNRAFCYFCNSVQKLPICAQCGKTKCMMKSSDCVIKHAGVYSTGLAMVGAICDFCEAWVCHGRKCLSTHACACPLTDAECVECERGVWDHGGRIFSCSFCQNFLCEDDQFEHQASCQVLEAETFKCVSCNRLGQHSCLRCKACFCDDHTRSKVFKQEKGKQPPCPKCGHETQETKDLSMSTRSLKFGRQTGGEEGDGASGYDAYWKNLSTDKYGDTSYHDEEDDYEAEDDEEEEEEGGKDSDAESSDLFTNLNLGRTYASGYAHYEEQES, from the exons ATGCCCAAGAAAAAGACCGGTGCGCGGAAGAAGGCCGAGAACCGCCGGGAGCGGGAGAAGCAGCTCCGGGCGCTGAGAGGCACCGTGGATTTAGCCAAGCACCCGTGCAACGCGTCCATG gaatgTGATAAATGTCAgag GCGACAGAAGAATAGAGCGTTTTGCTACTTCTGTAATTCTGTGCAGAAGTTACCGATCTGTGCGCAGTGTG GGAAGACCAAGTGCATGATGAAGTCATCAGACTGTGTCATAAAGCATGCCGGTGTGTACAGTACCGGCCTGGCGATGGTG GGTGCAATATGTGACTTCTGTGAGGCTTGGGTCTGCCACGGCAGGAAATGTCTCAGCACACACGCCTGCGCCTGCCCTCTTACTGACGCCGAGTGTGTGGAGTGCGAACGGGGTGTCTGGGACCACG GAGGCAGAATATTCAGCTGTTCCTTTTGCCAAAACTTTCTCTGTGAAGATGATCAATTTGAACATCAAGCCAGCTGCCAGGTTTTAGAGGCGGAAACATTTAAGT GCGTTTCATGCAACCGGCTCGGCCAGCACTCTTGTCTTCGTTGTAAG GCCTGTTTCTGTGACGACCACACAAGGAGCAAGGTGTTCAAGCAGGAGAAGGGCAAGCAGCCGCCCTGCCCGAAGTGCGGCCACGAGACCCAGGAGACCAAGGACCTCAGCATGTCAA CACGCTCCCTGAAGTTTGGCAGGCAgactgggggtgaggagggagatgGAGCTTCCGGGTACGACGCCTATTGGAAGAACCTTTCCACTGATAAGTATGGTGACACCAGCTACCACGATGAGGAGGATGACTACGAAGCAGAGgatgatgaagaggaagaagaggaaggcgGAAAGGATTCGGATGCTGAGTCCTCAGATTTGTTCACTAATTTAAACTTAGGAAGGACCTACGCCAGTGGCTATGCGCACTATGAGGAACAGGAAAGCTAG
- the ZNF330 gene encoding zinc finger protein 330 isoform X2, whose amino-acid sequence MGTGGSRVSHHMLLPTERKELGCFGLGQECDKCQRRQKNRAFCYFCNSVQKLPICAQCGKTKCMMKSSDCVIKHAGVYSTGLAMVGAICDFCEAWVCHGRKCLSTHACACPLTDAECVECERGVWDHGGRIFSCSFCQNFLCEDDQFEHQASCQVLEAETFKCVSCNRLGQHSCLRCKACFCDDHTRSKVFKQEKGKQPPCPKCGHETQETKDLSMSTRSLKFGRQTGGEEGDGASGYDAYWKNLSTDKYGDTSYHDEEDDYEAEDDEEEEEEGGKDSDAESSDLFTNLNLGRTYASGYAHYEEQES is encoded by the exons ATGGGCACTGGTGGCTCGCGTGTCTCACATCACATGCTGTTGCCCACAGAGAGGAAAGAACTTGGATGCTTTGGACTTGGGCAG gaatgTGATAAATGTCAgag GCGACAGAAGAATAGAGCGTTTTGCTACTTCTGTAATTCTGTGCAGAAGTTACCGATCTGTGCGCAGTGTG GGAAGACCAAGTGCATGATGAAGTCATCAGACTGTGTCATAAAGCATGCCGGTGTGTACAGTACCGGCCTGGCGATGGTG GGTGCAATATGTGACTTCTGTGAGGCTTGGGTCTGCCACGGCAGGAAATGTCTCAGCACACACGCCTGCGCCTGCCCTCTTACTGACGCCGAGTGTGTGGAGTGCGAACGGGGTGTCTGGGACCACG GAGGCAGAATATTCAGCTGTTCCTTTTGCCAAAACTTTCTCTGTGAAGATGATCAATTTGAACATCAAGCCAGCTGCCAGGTTTTAGAGGCGGAAACATTTAAGT GCGTTTCATGCAACCGGCTCGGCCAGCACTCTTGTCTTCGTTGTAAG GCCTGTTTCTGTGACGACCACACAAGGAGCAAGGTGTTCAAGCAGGAGAAGGGCAAGCAGCCGCCCTGCCCGAAGTGCGGCCACGAGACCCAGGAGACCAAGGACCTCAGCATGTCAA CACGCTCCCTGAAGTTTGGCAGGCAgactgggggtgaggagggagatgGAGCTTCCGGGTACGACGCCTATTGGAAGAACCTTTCCACTGATAAGTATGGTGACACCAGCTACCACGATGAGGAGGATGACTACGAAGCAGAGgatgatgaagaggaagaagaggaaggcgGAAAGGATTCGGATGCTGAGTCCTCAGATTTGTTCACTAATTTAAACTTAGGAAGGACCTACGCCAGTGGCTATGCGCACTATGAGGAACAGGAAAGCTAG